In the genome of Raphanus sativus cultivar WK10039 chromosome 4, ASM80110v3, whole genome shotgun sequence, one region contains:
- the LOC108851717 gene encoding small polypeptide DEVIL 13, with protein MEEKWKLSKKETTTSSSSKSKFSRSFSTSASSAKSPLFARSSSTKCSVPSSSSSISRSLSRKERKSSSSPSSSITQKYSSLAKEQKARFYIMRRCVAMLVCWHKHGDS; from the coding sequence ATGGAGGAGAAGTGGAAGCTGTCGAAGAAAGAGACAAcaacttcttcttcctctaagTCAAAGTTCTCAAGAAGCTTCTCAACAAGTGCTTCATCCGCTAAATCTCCACTATTCGCAAGGAGTTCCTCTACTAAATGCTCTGTTCCTTCATCCTCATCTTCAATCTCTAGAAGCTTAtcaagaaaagagagaaaatcgTCTtcctctccatcttcttctATCACTCAAAAATACAGCAGCTTGGCTAAAGAACAAAAGGCAAGGTTTTATATCATGAGAAGGTGTGTGGCTATGCTTGTTTGTTGGCATAAACATGGAGATTCTTAA